A window of Candidatus Binatia bacterium genomic DNA:
CTTCGCCGAGGCGGAGGATTTCCTGCCGATGGTCGAATGGCTTAGAAAAAACGGCGTCAAGACGACCGAGCCATGGACCCGGGACGGCGTCAAGGGCCTGGCCTACTTCCGCGACCCTTCCGGCAACCTGTTCGAGATCTATTGCCCGAAGCTCCAGGCGGCGGCCACTTTTGTGCGCGGCGCCAAACAAGGAGGGAGCTACGAGATCGATTACGCGGCCTTGAACTACGATTGGAAAGGCTGACCAGCAAGAGGCTTCACCTGACTGAAGAGGGGGCCGTATTTCGATCTCGCCGACGCGCCGCCGGGGGATTTAACTCCAAAAGGCCCGAGGGTCGGAGACGACCCGCGGGCCTTTTTTCTTTTAGTTGTTCCGATCGTCAAGATGTGGTAAGTTTTTTCATACTTTTGGTAGGGCAATCCGGAGGGATAATATGGCGCAGAAAGTTAAGCTTACGGTGA
This region includes:
- a CDS encoding VOC family protein, with product FAEAEDFLPMVEWLRKNGVKTTEPWTRDGVKGLAYFRDPSGNLFEIYCPKLQAAATFVRGAKQGGSYEIDYAALNYDWKG